The Flavobacteriales bacterium genome contains a region encoding:
- the kdsA gene encoding 3-deoxy-8-phosphooctulonate synthase codes for MISKLKFKDSFFLIAGPCAIESEEMAFDIARHVKAICEKLEIPFVFKGSYRKANRSRLDSFTGIGDEKALTILKNIRKELDIPVTTDIHSVEEAKLAAKHVDILQIPAFLCRQTDLIVAAAKTGKTVNIKKGQFLSPQAMQFAVQKVKDSDNNCVLITERGSQFGYHELVVDFKGIPLMQEYAPVVMDVTHSLQQPNQSSGVTGGQPQLIETIAKAAIASGVDGIFIETHPKPQEAKSDGANMLPLDQLEDLLYKLVRLKKAL; via the coding sequence GTGATAAGTAAATTAAAATTTAAAGACTCCTTTTTTCTGATTGCTGGGCCCTGTGCTATTGAAAGCGAAGAAATGGCTTTTGATATTGCTAGACACGTCAAAGCAATTTGTGAAAAATTAGAAATTCCTTTTGTTTTTAAAGGTTCTTATCGAAAAGCTAATCGTTCACGTTTAGACTCTTTTACAGGTATTGGTGATGAAAAAGCACTTACTATTCTGAAGAATATTAGAAAAGAGCTAGATATTCCCGTAACTACAGATATACATTCTGTAGAGGAGGCAAAATTAGCTGCTAAACACGTGGATATTTTACAAATTCCAGCTTTCTTGTGCCGCCAAACTGACTTGATAGTAGCTGCTGCCAAAACGGGCAAAACCGTTAATATCAAGAAAGGTCAATTCTTGTCACCCCAAGCTATGCAATTTGCCGTACAAAAGGTAAAAGATAGCGACAACAATTGTGTGCTAATTACGGAAAGAGGCAGTCAGTTTGGTTATCATGAATTGGTAGTGGATTTTAAAGGGATACCTCTTATGCAAGAATACGCCCCTGTTGTAATGGACGTTACACATTCCCTACAACAGCCCAACCAAAGTAGCGGTGTTACAGGAGGTCAACCTCAACTAATAGAAACCATAGCTAAAGCAGCTATTGCTAGTGGTGTAGATGGTATTTTTATAGAAACTCACCCCAAACCCCAAGAGGCTAAATCTGATGGTGCGAATATGCTACCCCTAGACCAATTGGAAGACTTATTGTATAAGTTAGTGCGACTGAAAAAAGCCCTTTAA
- a CDS encoding GNAT family N-acetyltransferase has product MSIIDIELLPLNKNDSKLLYALFNDEKVLQSYRRESLLSQKQSDDFLQKITSRGCWTWKILNYKEKNSFLGICSLHHYDQENKTIEIGGTLFSIYWGKGIMVSAFIQLIEKARKEFNINKVIGKTHISNKKAIQMVHKLGFTILQKDDEEVVLIKEINQKTTSP; this is encoded by the coding sequence ATGAGTATTATTGATATAGAACTCCTACCCCTAAACAAAAACGATAGCAAACTCTTATACGCACTGTTTAATGATGAAAAAGTACTCCAATCATATCGGCGAGAATCTTTACTAAGTCAAAAGCAAAGTGATGATTTTTTACAAAAAATTACTAGCAGAGGATGTTGGACATGGAAAATACTTAATTACAAGGAAAAAAATAGTTTTTTAGGCATCTGTTCCTTGCACCACTACGACCAAGAAAACAAAACAATAGAAATTGGAGGTACTCTTTTTTCAATTTATTGGGGTAAAGGAATAATGGTAAGCGCATTTATTCAATTGATTGAAAAAGCTAGAAAAGAATTCAATATCAATAAAGTCATTGGCAAAACACATATCTCAAATAAAAAGGCAATACAAATGGTACATAAATTAGGCTTCACTATCTTACAAAAAGATGACGAAGAAGTAGTTTTAATTAAAGAAATAAACCAAAAAACTACTTCACCCTAA
- the ffh gene encoding signal recognition particle protein codes for MFENLSEKLEKAFKVLKGQGSISEINVAKTMKEIRKALLAADVDFKTAKHFTATVKEKALGQQVLTAVEPGQLLTKIMRDELAELMGSSKSEINLDGNPTVILIAGLQGSGKTTFTGKLALHLKTKLNKKPLLVACDVYRPAAIDQLGVLGEQVGVEVYKELENKNPVEIAQNAIKHAKTTSHNVVIVDTAGRLAIDEQMMNEIAAVKSSINPNEILFVVDSMTGQDAVNTAKAFNEKLNFDGVVLTKLDGDTRGGAALTIRSVVDKPIKFIGTSEKMDGLDVFHPDRMASRILGMGDVISLVERAQQQFDEEEARKMQKKIAKNQFGFDDFLKQIQQIKKMGNMKDLMGMIPGMGKALKGVDIDDDAFKGIEAMIKSMTLEERSNPKILNGSRRKRIANGSGTSIQEVNQLIKQFGQMGKMMKMMQGGGAKQMMQMMKNRGGMPGM; via the coding sequence ATGTTTGAAAATTTATCAGAAAAATTAGAAAAAGCCTTTAAAGTTCTCAAAGGACAAGGTAGCATTTCGGAAATTAACGTCGCTAAGACTATGAAAGAAATCCGTAAGGCATTGTTAGCTGCCGATGTGGATTTTAAAACCGCTAAGCATTTTACAGCAACTGTTAAAGAAAAAGCTTTAGGTCAGCAAGTCCTTACTGCTGTAGAGCCTGGTCAATTGCTTACCAAGATTATGCGTGATGAACTCGCTGAATTGATGGGTAGTTCCAAGTCTGAAATTAACCTAGATGGTAATCCCACCGTAATATTGATAGCGGGATTGCAAGGTTCTGGTAAAACTACCTTTACGGGAAAGTTAGCCCTTCACCTAAAAACTAAGCTTAACAAAAAGCCTTTGTTGGTAGCCTGTGATGTTTACAGACCAGCAGCCATTGACCAACTAGGTGTATTGGGAGAGCAAGTAGGCGTAGAAGTTTATAAGGAATTAGAGAATAAAAACCCTGTTGAGATTGCTCAAAACGCTATAAAACATGCTAAAACAACTAGTCATAATGTGGTTATTGTGGATACAGCAGGTCGTTTGGCCATAGATGAACAAATGATGAATGAGATAGCTGCTGTCAAGTCATCCATTAATCCCAATGAGATATTATTTGTTGTGGACTCAATGACTGGACAAGATGCTGTCAATACGGCCAAAGCATTTAATGAAAAGTTAAATTTTGACGGTGTCGTCTTGACAAAGTTAGATGGTGACACTCGTGGTGGTGCTGCTTTGACGATTCGTTCAGTTGTCGATAAGCCAATTAAGTTTATCGGTACGAGTGAAAAGATGGACGGTTTAGACGTATTTCACCCAGATAGAATGGCTAGTCGTATTTTGGGTATGGGTGATGTTATTTCTTTAGTTGAAAGAGCTCAACAGCAATTCGATGAAGAAGAAGCCCGTAAGATGCAAAAGAAAATTGCCAAGAACCAATTTGGCTTTGACGATTTTTTAAAGCAAATTCAGCAAATCAAGAAGATGGGAAACATGAAAGACTTGATGGGTATGATACCAGGAATGGGTAAAGCTCTAAAAGGAGTAGATATCGACGATGACGCCTTTAAAGGTATAGAAGCAATGATAAAGTCCATGACTCTTGAGGAAAGAAGCAACCCTAAAATTTTGAATGGTAGCCGAAGAAAACGAATTGCTAATGGTAGTGGTACTTCCATACAAGAAGTCAACCAGTTGATAAAGCAGTTTGGACAAATGGGTAAGATGATGAAGATGATGCAAGGCGGTGGTGCTAAGCAGATGATGCAAATGATGAAAAATAGAGGCGGTATGCCAGGTATGTAA
- a CDS encoding 7-carboxy-7-deazaguanine synthase QueE, translating to MNKTQEKLVAEGLMLPLMEAFYTIQGEGYHSGKSAFFLRIGGCDVGCHWCDVKESWNADLHPPTDIHKMIDQVLAYPSKTVVVTGGEPLMWNMQPLTDSLHNKGMSVHIETSGAYPLSGDFDWICLSPKKNNPPKEAIIPQANELKVIIHNRNDFKWAEQFASQCTSDCKLYLQPEWSKAKEMMPEIVDYVMNNPKWNISLQSHKYMNIP from the coding sequence ATGAATAAGACTCAAGAAAAATTAGTTGCCGAGGGGCTTATGTTACCTCTTATGGAAGCCTTTTATACCATCCAAGGAGAGGGCTATCATTCAGGGAAATCAGCTTTTTTTCTAAGAATTGGCGGTTGCGATGTAGGTTGTCATTGGTGTGATGTCAAAGAAAGTTGGAATGCCGATTTGCATCCACCTACAGACATTCATAAGATGATTGACCAAGTTCTAGCTTATCCTTCCAAAACGGTTGTTGTGACTGGCGGTGAGCCCTTAATGTGGAATATGCAACCACTTACCGATAGTCTTCACAACAAGGGCATGAGTGTTCACATAGAAACTTCAGGAGCTTATCCATTAAGTGGCGATTTTGATTGGATATGTTTATCGCCTAAGAAAAATAATCCGCCAAAAGAGGCAATAATTCCTCAAGCCAACGAGTTAAAAGTAATAATACACAATAGGAATGACTTCAAATGGGCTGAACAATTTGCTAGTCAATGTACTTCAGATTGTAAATTGTACTTGCAGCCAGAATGGAGCAAAGCCAAAGAAATGATGCCAGAAATAGTAGATTACGTGATGAATAACCCCAAATGGAACATATCTTTACAATCGCATAAGTACATGAACATACCCTAA
- a CDS encoding PD40 domain-containing protein has product MKNLLILLLFTPFVLVSQNTPKAKKAYAKAVEFYQESNDKKAKELVQSAIRQDANYLPSYLLLGQLEEEGGNIESAIDNYLKGISDNNPDNAWGYWKVGMLYMQIPNYVEAQRAFNHFLSFKYQKSKKIESARKELKNCEFSIDAIANPKPFDFKNMGDGINSEWEEYLPSVSADGKLFVITRRGPHQDNVVSEDFYQSEYQNGKWTKAQNMGASVNTMGNEGAQCLAPNGKLLFFTACDRDDGLGRCDIYISIKRNGQWSEARNIGPTINTKYWESQPTISPDGRELYFVSNRPGGYGDMDIWKSILSENGTFSEPVNLGSTINTPYDEMSPFIHTDNQSLYFASNGHPGLGDFDLFLSRRDYPAASWQTPINLGYPINTLGVENSLIVASDGKTAYFASDKSGYGQEDIFWFHLPQEMQSQQVAYLNTKVYDAETKTPMKSSIEIIDLATGKVMISSFTYTKTGEFFTCLPANANYAVNVSKEGYLFHSENFVLNEQSALQALKLDIPLQRLNKGSKIVLKNIFFDTDAYTLKNESEVELNTLVNFMNNNASLEVEIEGHTDNVGAESHNLKLSENRAKAVYDFLVENGISASRMTFKGFGASQPIATNDTDEGRATNRRTAFRVK; this is encoded by the coding sequence ATGAAAAACCTCCTTATTCTTCTATTATTTACCCCTTTTGTGCTAGTGTCTCAGAATACCCCAAAAGCCAAAAAAGCCTATGCTAAAGCTGTAGAGTTTTATCAAGAGAGTAACGATAAAAAAGCCAAAGAATTGGTTCAGTCGGCTATACGACAAGATGCCAATTATTTACCTTCCTATTTGCTATTGGGTCAGCTCGAGGAAGAAGGTGGTAATATAGAATCGGCAATTGATAATTACTTAAAAGGCATTTCAGATAATAATCCCGATAACGCTTGGGGTTATTGGAAAGTAGGTATGCTATACATGCAAATACCGAACTATGTAGAAGCTCAACGAGCGTTCAATCATTTTTTAAGCTTTAAATATCAAAAATCAAAAAAAATAGAGTCTGCCAGAAAAGAACTCAAAAACTGCGAATTTTCTATCGACGCTATAGCTAACCCAAAGCCTTTCGATTTTAAAAATATGGGGGATGGCATTAACAGTGAATGGGAAGAGTATTTACCTAGTGTTTCTGCCGATGGCAAGTTATTCGTTATCACTAGAAGAGGTCCACATCAAGACAATGTCGTTTCAGAAGATTTTTATCAGAGTGAATACCAAAACGGTAAGTGGACAAAAGCTCAAAATATGGGGGCATCGGTCAATACAATGGGTAATGAAGGAGCTCAGTGTTTAGCACCTAATGGAAAACTTTTGTTTTTTACAGCTTGTGACCGTGATGATGGACTAGGTCGTTGCGATATATATATCAGTATAAAGAGAAATGGACAATGGTCCGAGGCTAGAAATATAGGACCTACTATTAACACCAAATACTGGGAATCACAACCTACTATATCACCGGATGGTAGAGAGCTTTATTTTGTGAGCAACAGACCAGGAGGCTATGGCGATATGGATATATGGAAAAGTATACTTTCTGAAAATGGAACATTTTCTGAGCCAGTTAATTTAGGTTCGACCATAAACACTCCTTACGATGAAATGTCACCCTTTATACATACCGATAATCAAAGCTTGTATTTTGCCTCTAATGGACACCCCGGTTTAGGCGATTTTGATTTATTTTTAAGTCGTAGAGATTATCCTGCAGCTAGTTGGCAAACCCCCATTAACTTAGGTTATCCTATCAATACGTTAGGTGTAGAAAATAGTCTTATTGTAGCTTCAGACGGCAAAACAGCATACTTCGCTTCTGATAAATCGGGTTATGGTCAAGAAGACATTTTCTGGTTTCATCTACCTCAAGAAATGCAATCTCAACAAGTGGCTTATCTCAACACTAAGGTTTATGATGCCGAAACCAAAACACCCATGAAATCAAGTATTGAAATCATTGACTTAGCTACCGGCAAAGTGATGATATCGTCATTTACATATACCAAGACAGGAGAATTTTTCACTTGCTTACCAGCCAATGCCAATTATGCTGTAAATGTTTCTAAAGAAGGTTATTTGTTTCATTCGGAAAATTTTGTCTTAAATGAGCAAAGTGCATTACAAGCACTGAAGTTAGATATACCATTGCAACGACTCAATAAAGGAAGTAAGATTGTATTGAAAAATATTTTCTTTGATACCGATGCTTATACCCTAAAAAATGAATCCGAGGTAGAGCTCAATACCTTGGTTAATTTTATGAATAATAATGCGAGTCTTGAGGTAGAAATAGAAGGACACACCGATAATGTAGGTGCAGAATCGCATAACCTTAAACTTTCAGAAAATAGAGCCAAAGCCGTTTATGATTTTCTAGTAGAAAATGGCATAAGTGCCAGCAGAATGACTTTCAAAGGCTTTGGTGCAAGTCAGCCCATCGCTACTAACGATACAGACGAGGGTAGAGCCACTAACAGAAGAACAGCCTTTAGGGTGAAGTAG
- a CDS encoding replication-associated recombination protein A, with the protein MQSPPLAERLRPKSLDDFIGQEHLIGDNGVLLKTLKNNVIPSIIFWGPPGVGKTTLANIIANQLDRPFYTLSAINSGVKDVRDVITKAASLGLFGKNVPILFIDEIHRFSKSQQDSLLNAVEKGIVTLIGATTENPSFEVISALLSRCQVYVLESLDKSHLIQLLEQAITKDEILKTKRINIKETDALLRLSGGDGRKLLNVFELVINTQNTIDISITNELVMASAQENVALYDKTGEQHYDIISAFIKSIRGSDPNAAVYWLARMLEGGEDIKFIARRMIILASEDIGNANPTALVMANNCFQSINVIGMPEARIILSQTAIYLASSAKSNASYMAINMAQESVREKGALSVPLELRNAPTKLMKDLNYGKEYDYAHNYENNFVKQEYMPDEIKGQTFYEPGNNDRERQIRKFLKERWNGKYNY; encoded by the coding sequence ATGCAGTCTCCCCCTTTAGCCGAACGATTACGCCCCAAATCTTTAGATGATTTTATAGGACAAGAACACCTTATTGGCGATAATGGTGTATTGCTAAAAACATTAAAAAATAATGTCATACCCTCTATCATTTTTTGGGGTCCTCCCGGTGTAGGCAAAACTACTCTAGCCAACATCATAGCCAATCAGTTAGATAGACCTTTTTACACCCTTAGTGCCATCAATTCAGGTGTGAAAGACGTTAGAGATGTCATTACTAAAGCCGCTTCATTGGGCTTATTTGGCAAGAATGTGCCCATACTATTTATCGATGAAATACATCGATTTAGCAAATCCCAACAAGACTCATTACTTAATGCCGTTGAAAAAGGAATCGTTACTCTCATAGGCGCTACTACTGAAAATCCATCTTTCGAAGTGATATCGGCTTTATTATCACGCTGTCAAGTGTATGTATTGGAAAGTTTAGATAAATCTCACCTCATTCAATTACTGGAACAAGCCATTACTAAAGACGAGATACTGAAAACAAAACGTATCAACATAAAAGAAACAGATGCCCTACTCCGTCTATCAGGTGGCGATGGCAGAAAATTACTTAATGTTTTTGAGCTAGTTATCAATACCCAAAACACCATAGATATTAGCATTACTAACGAATTGGTCATGGCATCGGCTCAAGAAAATGTGGCACTCTACGACAAAACAGGCGAACAACATTACGACATCATATCAGCCTTTATCAAGTCCATACGAGGAAGTGACCCTAATGCAGCAGTTTATTGGTTAGCTCGTATGCTTGAAGGTGGCGAGGACATCAAATTCATCGCAAGACGTATGATTATTTTAGCCTCAGAAGATATCGGTAATGCCAACCCCACAGCCTTAGTTATGGCTAACAATTGTTTTCAGTCCATAAATGTCATAGGAATGCCTGAAGCAAGAATTATACTATCGCAAACAGCTATTTACTTAGCCTCGTCAGCTAAAAGCAACGCCTCCTATATGGCTATTAATATGGCACAAGAAAGTGTACGAGAAAAAGGTGCTTTATCCGTTCCTCTAGAACTAAGAAATGCCCCTACTAAACTGATGAAAGACTTGAATTATGGCAAAGAATACGATTACGCTCATAATTACGAGAATAACTTTGTCAAACAAGAATATATGCCAGATGAAATTAAAGGACAAACTTTTTATGAACCTGGCAATAACGACAGAGAACGACAAATAAGAAAATTCCTAAAAGAGCGTTGGAATGGTAAGTACAATTATTAA
- a CDS encoding bifunctional 5,10-methylene-tetrahydrofolate dehydrogenase/5,10-methylene-tetrahydrofolate cyclohydrolase (catalyzes the formation of 5,10-methenyltetrahydrofolate from 5,10-methylenetetrahydrofolate and subsequent formation of 10-formyltetrahydrofolate from 5,10-methenyltetrahydrofolate), producing the protein MQVLDGKQTSLDIQQEIAQEVQVLVDEGKKKPHLAAILVGNNGASETYVGAKVKACERVGFDSTLLRFDESITEDELVAEVHKINNDANIDGLIVQLPLPSHINEMTITETILPSKDVDGFHPQNIGKMALNLPTFLPATPAGIVELIKRYNIDTEGKHCVVVGRSHIVGSPMSILMARNSYPGNCTVTLTHSRTTNLKELCLSADILIVALGRAEFITADMVKDGACVIDVGISRVKSDKTKSGWKLKGDVNYDEVASKCEFITPVPGGVGPMTIAMLLKNTLYAVKGFN; encoded by the coding sequence ATGCAAGTATTAGACGGAAAACAAACTTCTTTAGATATTCAGCAAGAGATTGCTCAAGAAGTTCAGGTTTTAGTAGATGAGGGCAAGAAGAAACCACATTTAGCAGCTATCTTGGTTGGCAACAATGGAGCTAGTGAAACTTATGTGGGTGCTAAAGTAAAAGCCTGTGAAAGAGTTGGTTTTGATTCCACTTTATTGCGTTTTGATGAAAGCATTACAGAAGATGAATTGGTTGCAGAAGTCCATAAAATAAATAACGATGCCAACATCGATGGTTTAATTGTTCAACTGCCTTTACCTTCGCACATTAATGAAATGACCATTACTGAAACTATATTGCCCTCCAAAGATGTCGATGGTTTTCATCCTCAAAACATAGGGAAAATGGCTCTAAATTTACCCACATTTCTTCCTGCTACACCTGCTGGTATAGTCGAATTGATAAAGCGATACAATATAGATACAGAGGGTAAGCATTGTGTTGTTGTAGGGCGTAGTCATATCGTTGGCTCACCGATGAGTATTCTTATGGCAAGAAATAGCTACCCTGGTAATTGTACGGTGACTTTAACACACAGTAGAACCACCAACCTTAAAGAATTATGCCTGTCGGCTGATATTCTTATTGTTGCGCTAGGGCGTGCCGAATTCATAACTGCCGATATGGTAAAGGACGGAGCGTGTGTAATTGATGTTGGTATTAGTCGAGTAAAATCGGATAAAACTAAAAGTGGGTGGAAGTTAAAAGGAGATGTCAACTACGATGAGGTAGCCTCAAAATGCGAGTTTATAACACCAGTACCGGGTGGAGTAGGACCAATGACTATTGCTATGCTCTTAAAAAATACACTTTACGCCGTTAAAGGATTCAATTAA
- a CDS encoding T9SS type A sorting domain-containing protein, translating into MKYLFTFTLLLGFSSLFAQSYNSPESVDYDSYGQRYLVSNSSQGQILSYDAINDELDVFVSGVGSGPHGLEVIGEEVFACSGSRLKAYNLVTEEQTVNVNLGASFANGITHKGNDVFVTDFSGKDIYRYNTVSGNFNMYIEDLPRKPNGIFYDDIEDRLIVVCWDSNAPIYEINMSDSSYTTVANTNLGNCDGIAMDNNGDFYVSAWSNNAISKFNSDFSGGSTVVVPNMSYPADIYYNRATDTLAIPNSGNNTVVFVGFGAPVTSYMCVDEGCVELSSADGDYATLEDCETVCQTTDIEEKELPSSLFYPNPIMNGETITINPTESVVLYTMQGHIVFEKELKNNFSFELPYLKKGFYLLKTNEEIGKILIQ; encoded by the coding sequence ATGAAATACCTATTCACATTTACTTTACTTTTAGGTTTTTCAAGTCTTTTTGCTCAATCCTACAATAGCCCTGAAAGTGTCGATTATGATAGTTATGGACAACGTTATTTAGTATCTAACTCTAGTCAAGGTCAAATACTTTCATACGATGCCATTAACGATGAATTGGATGTTTTTGTTTCAGGTGTTGGCTCTGGTCCTCACGGACTAGAAGTAATAGGTGAAGAAGTGTTTGCTTGTAGCGGCAGTCGACTAAAAGCCTATAACCTAGTTACCGAAGAACAAACCGTAAACGTAAATCTAGGCGCATCTTTTGCAAATGGCATCACCCATAAAGGCAACGATGTATTCGTTACGGATTTTAGTGGTAAAGATATCTATCGCTACAATACAGTTAGTGGTAACTTCAATATGTATATAGAAGATCTTCCTAGAAAGCCCAATGGCATATTTTATGACGATATAGAAGACCGATTAATTGTGGTTTGTTGGGATAGTAATGCCCCCATTTATGAAATCAATATGTCGGATTCTAGCTATACTACAGTAGCAAATACCAATCTAGGAAATTGCGATGGTATTGCTATGGATAATAACGGAGATTTTTATGTATCTGCATGGAGCAATAATGCGATTAGTAAATTCAACAGCGACTTCAGTGGCGGTTCAACGGTAGTTGTTCCCAATATGAGCTACCCTGCTGATATATATTACAACAGAGCAACGGACACTTTAGCCATACCAAACTCGGGCAATAATACTGTTGTGTTTGTAGGCTTCGGTGCTCCTGTCACTTCCTACATGTGTGTGGATGAAGGTTGTGTTGAGCTGAGTAGTGCCGATGGCGACTATGCCACATTAGAAGATTGTGAGACCGTATGCCAAACGACAGATATTGAAGAAAAAGAATTGCCATCTAGCCTATTCTACCCTAACCCTATTATGAATGGTGAGACTATTACAATTAACCCAACAGAAAGTGTAGTCTTATACACTATGCAAGGGCATATAGTTTTTGAAAAGGAATTGAAGAATAATTTTTCTTTTGAACTACCATATCTCAAAAAAGGCTTTTATTTGCTTAAGACAAATGAAGAAATCGGAAAAATTCTAATTCAATAA
- a CDS encoding PQQ-dependent sugar dehydrogenase: MNKYLILLVVTLLVSNTFAQVQVGNTTLTEREVIGGLDVPWEIKWGPDDHIWVTERSGIVSRVNVETGEQYILLNLAPQLYDQYESGLLGMEIHPDFNNGAPYVFMAYTYYSAGGASEKIVYYEYDFDNDALINETIMVDDIDGNSTHIGCRLLAIDNTTLLVTTGDAQDWMASQDETALTGKTLRIDIDANGGNFGQPKADNPSPYSYVWSIGHRNAQGLALGPNGIIYSSEHGPSNDDELNILEANGNFGWPNVQGFCDNISVDYSYAEDLTSNFTESDYCQENNVIEPLWSSGTSTIAPSDIIWYDHPSIPEFQNTLLMTVLKGKKLVRFEFNSSGDEIIGETDFFNNKWGRLRDICVSPDGKIYLATNGFNWPSQGPNEIIELYNAEYDATSIEENEQENVKFYPNPIAKDGVLNFQNYDYPFHLNISNLQGQIVYSNKAQERSLLIQGLLESGIYFLRSNNDNNTKLIVK; the protein is encoded by the coding sequence ATGAATAAGTACCTAATTCTATTAGTTGTTACATTACTAGTTAGCAACACCTTTGCTCAAGTTCAAGTTGGTAACACCACCCTTACTGAAAGAGAAGTTATCGGAGGACTCGATGTTCCTTGGGAAATAAAATGGGGGCCAGATGACCATATTTGGGTTACCGAACGTTCTGGTATCGTTAGTCGTGTAAACGTAGAAACTGGAGAACAATATATCCTATTAAACCTCGCCCCTCAGTTGTACGATCAATACGAATCAGGGCTATTAGGCATGGAAATACATCCTGATTTCAACAATGGTGCGCCCTATGTATTTATGGCATACACCTATTATTCTGCTGGTGGTGCTAGTGAAAAAATTGTGTACTATGAATACGATTTTGATAACGATGCCCTCATCAATGAAACCATAATGGTAGATGATATTGATGGTAACAGCACACACATTGGTTGCCGACTTCTAGCTATTGACAACACAACCTTATTAGTCACTACTGGTGATGCACAGGATTGGATGGCTTCCCAAGATGAAACTGCTTTAACGGGTAAAACTCTCCGTATAGATATTGATGCTAATGGTGGTAACTTCGGACAGCCTAAAGCCGATAATCCAAGTCCATATAGCTATGTGTGGTCTATTGGTCATAGAAATGCACAGGGTTTAGCTCTAGGACCAAACGGTATTATTTACAGCTCTGAACACGGTCCTAGTAATGACGATGAATTAAACATCTTAGAGGCTAATGGAAACTTTGGTTGGCCTAACGTTCAAGGCTTTTGCGACAACATTTCAGTAGATTATAGCTACGCTGAAGATTTGACAAGCAATTTTACTGAAAGTGATTACTGCCAAGAAAATAATGTAATAGAACCTTTGTGGAGTAGTGGTACTTCTACCATAGCACCATCGGATATAATATGGTACGACCACCCTTCTATACCTGAATTTCAGAATACTCTACTAATGACTGTATTGAAAGGCAAGAAATTGGTTCGTTTTGAATTTAACTCTTCTGGGGACGAAATTATTGGCGAAACAGACTTTTTCAATAATAAATGGGGGCGTTTGAGAGATATTTGCGTTAGCCCTGACGGTAAGATTTATCTTGCTACTAACGGTTTCAACTGGCCAAGTCAAGGTCCTAATGAAATTATTGAACTTTATAATGCTGAATATGATGCTACTAGTATTGAAGAAAATGAGCAAGAAAATGTAAAGTTCTATCCCAACCCTATTGCTAAAGATGGTGTGCTAAACTTCCAAAATTACGATTACCCTTTCCATTTGAATATTTCTAATTTACAAGGACAAATAGTTTACTCTAATAAAGCACAAGAAAGAAGTCTATTGATACAAGGTCTGTTAGAAAGTGGTATTTACTTCCTCAGAAGCAATAATGATAATAACACTAAACTAATCGTAAAATAA